The Gemmobacter aquarius genome contains the following window.
CCCAATTCGTTCCAGCTGACTTTTCACGGCGAATTGGTCAGTGACCGCGCCTATCTGACCGATTACGACATCAGCGACGCCGACCGCCTGACAAGTTTCGTCGTCTTAACGCGGGTCCGGCACGACGAGTTGGTCTATGGAAACCTGCGCGGCATCAAGTCGCTGCGGACGGCCGAGAACGCATCGAGCATCCCCTCGATCGTCGGGGACGCGCTTTGGCAAAAACGGTTTACCGGGCTTGGCGGGATGGGCAATCTGCGCTTCGCAAGCCATGGGCACCTGCGCCGGTCGATTTCCGAGCTGGACACGGACGGAGACACCGTGCCCGACGGACGCGACGTTGCCAGGTCGTCGATCGGTGCGGACTGGCGGCGCGACTGGGTTCTTCCGGGCGGTGTGTTGGGTGCGGTTCTGGGCGAAACGCGACTCGATTTCTACGATGTCGCGCAAGACCCGGTCTTCGCCGGAAGTTCTGCCCGTCTTTGGGGTGCTGGCGGAGTCGAATTACGCTGGCCGCTGGTCAAGAACGGCAAAGACGGCGCGCGTCACGTTCTGGAGCCCGTGCTCCAGATCATCGCAGCCGAAGCAAGCGACGCGAACATTCCCAACGAGGATTCGATCCTTGTGGAGTTCGACGAGGCGAGCCTGATGTCGCTGAACAGGTACCCCGGAAGCGATGCAGTCGAGACGGGCCTGCATGCCAACCTCGGGCTTTCCTGGACCAGATACGATCCGGACGGATGGTCGCTTGGCGCAACCGTCGGCCAAGTGCTGCGCGCCGAAGCCAATGACGGGTTCAGTGCCGCATCCGGTTTTGCGGGCGACTCGTCGCTTTGGCTCGCGTCTGTCCATTTCGAGACAGGCACCGGGCTTTACGCTTCCGGACGGATCATCGCCGACGAGACGTCGGGTGTGGCGCGGGGCGAGATCGACGCGCTGTATTATGGAGAACGGCTGACGCTAAGCTCGGGCTATATCTGGTCGGTCGCAGATGCGGATGAATTCCGCGGCGACGACATTTCCGAGCTTGTTATGTTCGGCGGATACAAACTTACCGACAACTGGAGCACGGAAGCGTCAGGCCGGTATGATCTGATCGAAGACTCGGCAAGCAGGGCGGCATTGGGCCTGAAGTTCAAGAACGAGTGCGTCTTGCTCGATCTTTCGCTCTCGCGCCGCTTCTCAACGTCGACTAGTGTATTGGCAGACACACGCTTTGGCGTGACGCTGGAACTGACCGGTTTCGGCGGCGGCGAAAGTGCCGGTCCGGCGCAGGTGTGTCGGCGGTAAGATGCGGGATGAGGGCATGATGCGACGCAATGGTTCGAAACTGGCCTGTGCTTTGGGCACTGCGATGGCCTTGAGCTTCGTTACGCCATTGGCCGGAGCGGGCTTTGCACAGGACAGCGGCGGGTTGTTCGCGCCGCGACTGGTGATCAACGGTCAGGTCGTTTCGAATTACGAAGTCGAGCAAAGGATCAAATTCTTGCAGGTGCTGCGCGCACCGGGCGATCCGGAAAAGACGGCCCTGACCGGCCTGACAACGGACCGGATCAGCGCGCAGGAAGCCGAAAGACTGGCCATCAAGCTAACACCCGAGCAGGTGACCGCCGGGATGCAGGAATTCGCCGCCCGCGCAAATCTGGACGTTCCCGCCTTCATCAAGGCGATCAACGTCGAAGGGGTGGACGCCGAAACCTTCCGCGATTTCGTAACCGCGGGTCTGCTCTGGCGCGAGGTGGTGCGACAGAAGTTTGGCGGCACGGTCCGGATTTCGGAAGCCCAGATCGACCGTGCACTTGCCGAAGCAGCGCGCAAACCGGACGTGAAACTGCTGCTTTCGGAACTGGTGGTTCCGGTTCCCGAAGGAACCGATCCGGCAGATGTCTTGGCCGAAGTGCGCGATATCAAAGCGAATCTGGGGTCCGAAGGTGGTTTTGCCTCGGCGGCGCGCAAATATTCTGCCTCGCCCACGGCGCAAAGCGGCGGACGGCTCGAGTGGTTGCCGCTGAGCAATCTGCCTCCCGCAATTTCGGGGCAGTTGCTTGGTCTTGCACCGGGTGAGGTTTCGGACCCTGTGGTGGTACCGCAGGCCGTCGTGCTGTTCCAGTTGAACGGGATCAGCGATCTGGAGACGCCTGCACCGACCGATGTAAAGGTGAGCTACGCGCAATTCGCCGTTTCGCCGGAACAGGACGCGGCGGCGATTGCGGGATCAGTTGACGGCTGCGCCGACCTATACCCGCTGGCACGGGGTCTGCCTGCCGAACGCCTGACGGTGGTAGAAGAAGTTGCAATGGCCGCGGTGCCGCAGGATATCGGGCTTGCACTTGCAAAGCTCGATCCGGGCGAGGCGGTCGTACGGGAGCGTAACGGGTATAACGAGCTTTTGATGCTTTGCCTTCGCAACGGTGTGCAGCCCGAACCTGCGGCAGCGGATGCTGCTGCCGAGCCAGCACCCGAGGCCGCGCCGAAGCCTGATGCCGCGACCGATGCGCCAGCCACAACCGAGGACGATTTCGTCAAGCCGGACCCCCAGCGCGAGGCCGTGCGAAGCCAGCTTGGCAACCGCCAACTGTCAGTGCTTGCCGATGCCTATATGGAAGAGCTTCGGTCGGAAGCGATCATCGAAGCGCCGTGACCGCTCCGGTCGCCCTGACCTGTGGTGATCCGGCCGGGATCGGTCCTGAAATCGCTGTTGCGGCTTGGCGGATGCTCGGGCGCGAGGTTCCGTTCTTCTGGATCGGCGATCCGAGGCATTTGCCGCAAGGGACTGATTACATAGTGATTTCGGACCCTTCCGAGGTCGGTGACGTTGCCGATGGTGCCTTGCCCGTGTTGGCGCATGCTTTTGCGCAGGACGTGACGCCTGGACAGCCTGATGCTGCGCTTGCCCAAGGGGTAATCGACGTTATCGCGCGGGCGGTTGCCTTGGTTCAAGGCGGACAGGCTTCGGCCATATGCACAGCGCCGATTTCGAAGAAGGTGCTGAAAGACGGGGCGGGGTTCGCCTTTCCGGGCCATACCGAATTTCTGGCCCATCTGGGCGGGGTCAGGCAGGTGGTGATGATGCTGGCCTGCCCTGCGCTGCGGGTGGTGCCTGCGACGATCCACCTGGCCTTGTCCGAGGTGCCGCGCCTCCTGACGCCCGAAACGCTGGAAGAGACGATCCGCATCACCGCCGCCGGATTGCGGCGCGATCTGGGGATCATGGCCCCGCGTATAGCCGTGGCGGGGTTGAACCCGCACGCTGGCGAAGGCGGGATTATGGGGCGCGAGGAGATCGACTGGATCATTCCGCTGGTCGAACGGATGCGGGGCCAGGGTTTTGATCTGCGCGGCCCGATGCCGCCCGATACGATGTTTCACGCCAAGGCGCGGGCGGGATATGACGTGGCGGTCTGCATGTATCACGATCAGGCGCTGATCCCGATCAAGACCATCGATTTCGATGGCGGGGTGAATGTGACGCTTGGCTTGCCCTTCATCCGCACCTCGCCCGATCATGGCACGGCCTTTGACATTGCCGGAAAGGGCATCGCCAATCCGTCGAGCCTTGTCGCCGCCCTGAGAATGGCGCAACAGATGGCAAAGGCGCGTCTGGGGTAAGCGCCGGGGGCTTTGTGCCCCCGGACCCCCAGATTATTTGCGCCACGATGAACGGGGGAACGATGGCTGCGATTGACGGGCTGCCGCCGCTGCGCGATGTGATCCGCGACCATGATCTGGTGGCGAAAAAGCAGTTGGGGCAGAATTTTCTGCTCGACCTGAACCTGACCGCCAAGATCGCGCGACAGGCTGGCGATCTGAGCGGCTGCGATGTGCTCGAGGTCGGGCCCGGCCCCGGCGGGTTGACGCGGGGCTTGCTCGCCGAGGGCGCGCGGCGGGTGCTGGCGGTCGAGAAGGACCCCCGCTGCCTACCCGCTTTGGCCGAGATCTCAGCGGCTTATCCCGACCGATTGCAGGTGATCAACGGCGATGCGCTGGAGGTTGATGTACTGTCGCATCTGACGCCGCCGATCCGCGTGGTGGCAAACCTGCCCTATAATGTGGGGACAGAACTGCTGGTTCGCTGGCTGACGCCCAAGGTCTGGCCGCCCTTTTGGGAAAGCCTGACACTGATGTTCCAGCGCGAGGTTGCCGAGCGGATCGTGGCCAAGCCCCGGACCGAGCATTACGGTCGGCTGGCGCTGTTGGTGCAGTGGCGCTGCGAGGCGAAGATCGTGCTGCACCTGCCGCCCGAAGCCTTTACCCCTGCGCCAAAGGTTCATTCGGCGGTGGTGCATCTGACGCGGCTGGACAGCCCTCGTTATCCGGCGGACGGGGCGGTTCTGGCACGGATCACGGCGATGGCCTTTAACCAGCGGCGCAAGATGCTGCGGTCGAGCCTGAAGGGGATGGGGCCGGATATCGAGGAAAAGCTGGTCGCGGCCGGAATTGCGCCGACAGCGCGGGCCGAAGAGATTTCGCTGGAAGGGTTCTGCGCTTTGGCGCGGGAAGTTGCGGGCTGAACCGGAAAAGGCCGGACCTGATGGTCCGGCCTTTTGTTGGTTGGTTAAAAAAGGATTACTCGGCTGCTTCCTGCGAGCCGCCGCCGCCGCCGTTGTCGTTTCCGTCATCCTTTGGCTTTTCGGCCTTGGGCTTGCGGGGCGCACGCGGCTTTTTCGGTGCGGCTTCTGCCTCGGCTGCCGGAACGCCGGGGAGCGAGGCTTGAGCTGCCACAGGTGCGGCAACGGGCGGTGCAACGCGTGTCTCGGCCACCGGAGCGTCGGCTACGGGTTCGGCTTTGGGCTGCTGGTCGCGGCGGTCTTCGCGGTTCTGATCGCGCGGACGGTCCTCACGGGGCCGGTCCTCACGGGGACGGTCACGATTCTGGTCGCGGGGGCGGTCGTCACGGGGACGGTCCTGACGCGGCTGGTTGTTATCGTTTTGTTGAGGAGTGTCACGATTTGGGCGGTCGCCTTGCGGACGGTCGTCGCGGCGACGGAATTCGCCGCGGTCGCGGCGTTCGTTACCCTGACGTTCGCCGCCCTGATTGCCGTTTTGCTGGCCGCCCTGCGGGCGGTCATTTTGCGAACGATCATTCTGGGGACGATCATTCTGCCGGTCGTCGCGGCGCGGCTGGTAGGGGCGGGCTTCGGGCGTGTCGACGAGATTGGCATCGCCATCGGCGGTATAATCGCCTGAGGGTGCGGCATGGCGATCATCGTCGTTGCGGTCGTTGCGATCATCGGGGCGGTAGTCGCGATTGTCGTTGCGGTCACGCCAGGTGTCGCGGTCGCGGTTGGCGTTGTTGCCACCCTGCTGGTAGCCGCCCTGCTGGCCGTTGCCGTTCTGGCCATTGCCGCTGTGGCCATTGCCTTGCTGGTAGTTCCCCTGCTGGCTATTTCCGCCTTGGCTGTTGCCGTTCTGAACCTGGTTGCGCTGACGCTCTTCCTGTTCGGCGGCCATCTCGCGCTGGGCCTCGCCCAGAAGGCGGGTGTAGTGTTCGGCGTGTTGCAGGAAATTCTCGGCTGCGACGCGGTCGTTCGACAGCTGCGCGTCACGGGCGAGAAGCTGATACTTCTCGATGATCTGCTGCGGCGTTCCGCGCACCTTGCCTTCGGGGCCGGAGCTTTCGAAGACGCGGTTGATGATATTGCCGAGGGTGCGCGGGCGGTTCGCCTTGGAACGCGAGCGGGACTTGGAAGATCTCATCTTGTCCTTTGGTCCAAAAGACCTGGCTATCTGCGAACGCCCTTGCAGTTGATCCAACCGGATGGGGACGTTACGAGCATGTCTGGCATAATCCGCAAGGGGGAGCCTTCGCCCTGCCCCGCCGCGTAGTTCGAGTAATCACCGACTGCGGCAGATTACAAGGGGAAACTGTGCGAGGCGGCGCAGCGCACGGTGATTTTGCCGATGGAAACCCGCCGATGTGGCGGATTTCCCGCAGCTCAGGCAAGGTGGGCTGCAACCACGCGGTCGCGACCGTCGAGGTCTTGCAGAATACGGATGCCGGTGAGGCCTGCATCGGCGAAAATGCCAGCGACGGCGAGGGCTTGGGTCGGGCCTATCTCGACGATCAGGCGGCCGTTCGGGGCGAGATGCGCGGAGGCTGCAGCGGCAATCTTGCGGTAGGGCGACAGGCCGTCACCGCCCGGAGTCAGGGCGCGGCGGGGTTCATACAGAACCTCGGGCGAGAGGGTGGGCAATTCGGATTCGGCGATATAGGGCGGGTTCGACACGATCAGGTCGAAGCGGCCCGTGACCTCTGCCAGCCAGTCGGAGGCGAGGAAGCTGCCACGGTCGGTCAGGCCATGCTTCGCCGCGTTTTCGGCGGCGATGGCAAGGGTGGGGGCGTGGATGTCGGTGCCGGTGCCGGTTGCTTGGGGGCGGTCGGCGAGCAGCGAGAGAAGAATGCAGCCGGTGCCGGTGCCGAGGTCGAGGACCGATGCGAAGGGAGCAGAAAGGGCTGTTTGTACAAGGAGTTCGGTTTCGGGACGCGGGTCGAGCGTGTCGGGGGTTACGCGGAACGAGCGGCCCCAGAACAGGCGTTGGCCGATGATGTGGCTGACGGGTTCACGGTTTGCGCGGCGGGTGACGGCGTCGTCATAGCGGGCCAGCGCTTCGGACGCGATATCGTCATGCAGATGCAGGGTCAGGCGGTCCGGGGGCACGCGTGCCGCAAAGGACAAGAGGGCGCGGGCGTCGCGGGGGGCATCCTCGATACCGGCGTCGCGCAATCGGGGAATGGCGGCGCGCAGGGCGTCGGCGAGGGTGGTCATGCCTCCATCTCGGCGAGTTTTTCGGCTTGGTCGTGGGCGACGAGCGCGTTCACGATGGTGTCGATGTCGCCCTGCATGACGGCCGCGAGGGAATAGACGGTCAGGTTGATGCGGTGGTCCGTCAGGCGGCCTTGGGGGAAGTTGTAGGTGCGGATGCGTTCGGAGCGGTCGCCCGATCCCACCTGCGCCTTGCGGTCGGCGGCGCGGTCGTTGGCTTGGC
Protein-coding sequences here:
- a CDS encoding LPS-assembly protein LptD; the protein is MVATPSLSLLLASFALAFCLGLPASAQDRATLVADNLQIEGDSVLIAEGGVEVFFQGRRLTASRIVYDQSAGRLIVEGPIRLTDETGDTVILANQADLAADMTEGLLTSARVVLNSQLQMASAEARRIGGRYLQLEDTVASSCRVCAEGDTPLWEIRARRVTHDQQERQIYFDRAQLRLAGVPVFYIPRLRLPDPTLKRANGFLLPKFSGSTTFGTGIELPYFLTLGASRDVTVTPFLTSDKARSLTLRYRQAFENGDLTVVSGLAGDQTKEGLRGYLFADGSFALPNSFQLTFHGELVSDRAYLTDYDISDADRLTSFVVLTRVRHDELVYGNLRGIKSLRTAENASSIPSIVGDALWQKRFTGLGGMGNLRFASHGHLRRSISELDTDGDTVPDGRDVARSSIGADWRRDWVLPGGVLGAVLGETRLDFYDVAQDPVFAGSSARLWGAGGVELRWPLVKNGKDGARHVLEPVLQIIAAEASDANIPNEDSILVEFDEASLMSLNRYPGSDAVETGLHANLGLSWTRYDPDGWSLGATVGQVLRAEANDGFSAASGFAGDSSLWLASVHFETGTGLYASGRIIADETSGVARGEIDALYYGERLTLSSGYIWSVADADEFRGDDISELVMFGGYKLTDNWSTEASGRYDLIEDSASRAALGLKFKNECVLLDLSLSRRFSTSTSVLADTRFGVTLELTGFGGGESAGPAQVCRR
- a CDS encoding peptidylprolyl isomerase, whose product is MMRRNGSKLACALGTAMALSFVTPLAGAGFAQDSGGLFAPRLVINGQVVSNYEVEQRIKFLQVLRAPGDPEKTALTGLTTDRISAQEAERLAIKLTPEQVTAGMQEFAARANLDVPAFIKAINVEGVDAETFRDFVTAGLLWREVVRQKFGGTVRISEAQIDRALAEAARKPDVKLLLSELVVPVPEGTDPADVLAEVRDIKANLGSEGGFASAARKYSASPTAQSGGRLEWLPLSNLPPAISGQLLGLAPGEVSDPVVVPQAVVLFQLNGISDLETPAPTDVKVSYAQFAVSPEQDAAAIAGSVDGCADLYPLARGLPAERLTVVEEVAMAAVPQDIGLALAKLDPGEAVVRERNGYNELLMLCLRNGVQPEPAAADAAAEPAPEAAPKPDAATDAPATTEDDFVKPDPQREAVRSQLGNRQLSVLADAYMEELRSEAIIEAP
- the pdxA gene encoding 4-hydroxythreonine-4-phosphate dehydrogenase PdxA is translated as MTAPVALTCGDPAGIGPEIAVAAWRMLGREVPFFWIGDPRHLPQGTDYIVISDPSEVGDVADGALPVLAHAFAQDVTPGQPDAALAQGVIDVIARAVALVQGGQASAICTAPISKKVLKDGAGFAFPGHTEFLAHLGGVRQVVMMLACPALRVVPATIHLALSEVPRLLTPETLEETIRITAAGLRRDLGIMAPRIAVAGLNPHAGEGGIMGREEIDWIIPLVERMRGQGFDLRGPMPPDTMFHAKARAGYDVAVCMYHDQALIPIKTIDFDGGVNVTLGLPFIRTSPDHGTAFDIAGKGIANPSSLVAALRMAQQMAKARLG
- the rsmA gene encoding 16S rRNA (adenine(1518)-N(6)/adenine(1519)-N(6))-dimethyltransferase RsmA gives rise to the protein MAAIDGLPPLRDVIRDHDLVAKKQLGQNFLLDLNLTAKIARQAGDLSGCDVLEVGPGPGGLTRGLLAEGARRVLAVEKDPRCLPALAEISAAYPDRLQVINGDALEVDVLSHLTPPIRVVANLPYNVGTELLVRWLTPKVWPPFWESLTLMFQREVAERIVAKPRTEHYGRLALLVQWRCEAKIVLHLPPEAFTPAPKVHSAVVHLTRLDSPRYPADGAVLARITAMAFNQRRKMLRSSLKGMGPDIEEKLVAAGIAPTARAEEISLEGFCALAREVAG
- the prmC gene encoding peptide chain release factor N(5)-glutamine methyltransferase → MTTLADALRAAIPRLRDAGIEDAPRDARALLSFAARVPPDRLTLHLHDDIASEALARYDDAVTRRANREPVSHIIGQRLFWGRSFRVTPDTLDPRPETELLVQTALSAPFASVLDLGTGTGCILLSLLADRPQATGTGTDIHAPTLAIAAENAAKHGLTDRGSFLASDWLAEVTGRFDLIVSNPPYIAESELPTLSPEVLYEPRRALTPGGDGLSPYRKIAAAASAHLAPNGRLIVEIGPTQALAVAGIFADAGLTGIRILQDLDGRDRVVAAHLA